One genomic segment of Thermodesulfobacterium sp. TA1 includes these proteins:
- a CDS encoding Smr/MutS family protein, translating into MQRPFEVLGEYLGLSIPRKNLELDDPLALEKPFLSEEKEWSEVVKKVKPLKEKNFFYFFSHKKPFWEVKKEWPPKRIDLKVWLTSEYIEGVSSKVYKSLLYDLREGRFAIKRTLNLRGMFVEEAKIAFEDFLKEAILNGDNCVLIIHGRGLSSKKEPVLKTKVKEWLEKGPFRKYVIAFCSARPCDGGLGATYVLLSSKPIKKSTKKSRNNRCF; encoded by the coding sequence ATGCAACGTCCTTTTGAAGTCCTCGGGGAATACTTAGGGTTAAGTATTCCCCGAAAAAATTTAGAATTAGATGATCCTTTAGCTTTGGAAAAGCCCTTTTTATCTGAAGAGAAAGAATGGTCTGAGGTAGTTAAAAAGGTTAAACCTCTTAAAGAAAAAAATTTTTTTTATTTTTTTTCTCATAAAAAACCCTTTTGGGAAGTCAAAAAGGAGTGGCCTCCTAAGAGAATAGACCTAAAAGTTTGGCTTACTTCAGAATATATCGAGGGTGTTTCTTCTAAGGTTTATAAAAGCTTGTTATATGACCTAAGAGAAGGGAGGTTTGCGATAAAAAGAACTTTAAACCTTAGAGGAATGTTTGTAGAAGAAGCCAAAATAGCCTTTGAAGATTTTTTGAAAGAGGCTATTTTAAACGGAGACAATTGTGTCCTTATTATCCACGGCAGAGGTCTTTCTTCTAAAAAAGAACCCGTTCTTAAAACCAAAGTAAAAGAATGGCTTGAAAAAGGGCCTTTTAGAAAGTATGTTATAGCTTTTTGTTCTGCTAGACCTTGTGATGGGGGGTTAGGAGCTACTTACGTCCTTTTATCTTCAAAACCTATTAAAAAGTCAACAAAAAAATCAAGAAATAATCGATGTTTTTAA
- a CDS encoding alanine-zipper protein produces MKKGWIKFLGVIFSGMLAFGCACPVENPEKAVAQQPSQQPPACPECVKKVEDELNALKLQVESLKSQLDNLKVEAAEAKQASQKAIEAANKAEEATQKAEAAAKKCERVFEKGLKK; encoded by the coding sequence ATGAAAAAAGGATGGATTAAATTTTTAGGTGTAATTTTTTCAGGGATGTTGGCTTTTGGTTGCGCTTGTCCGGTAGAAAACCCAGAAAAAGCGGTAGCTCAGCAGCCTTCTCAGCAGCCACCAGCCTGTCCAGAATGTGTTAAAAAAGTAGAAGATGAACTAAATGCTTTAAAACTTCAGGTAGAAAGTCTAAAATCTCAATTAGATAATTTAAAAGTTGAGGCAGCTGAGGCTAAACAGGCTTCCCAAAAAGCTATAGAAGCCGCTAACAAGGCTGAGGAAGCTACCCAAAAAGCTGAAGCAGCGGCTAAGAAATGCGAAAGAGTTTTTGAGAAAGGGTTGAAGAAATAA
- the hslV gene encoding ATP-dependent protease subunit HslV — MFHGTTVIAVKRNGKVAIAGDGQVTFGNTILKHKAKKIRKLYKGNVIVGFAGATADALTLFERLEKKLEAYGGQLLRAAVELAKDWRTDKILRRLEAFLIACDKEHILLISGAGDVVEPDEDVVAIGSGGPMALAVAKALLRFSSLSAKEIAETAIKIAGEICIYTNSEITVEEL, encoded by the coding sequence ATGTTTCACGGAACGACGGTTATTGCAGTCAAAAGGAATGGGAAAGTTGCCATAGCTGGTGATGGCCAGGTCACTTTTGGTAATACTATTTTAAAACACAAAGCTAAAAAAATTAGAAAATTATATAAAGGTAATGTAATAGTTGGTTTTGCCGGAGCTACCGCAGACGCTTTAACTCTTTTTGAACGGTTAGAAAAAAAACTTGAAGCTTATGGTGGACAACTTTTAAGGGCTGCGGTAGAGCTTGCTAAGGACTGGAGGACAGACAAAATTTTGAGAAGGCTTGAAGCTTTTCTTATAGCCTGTGATAAAGAACATATTCTTCTTATCTCAGGGGCAGGGGATGTAGTAGAACCAGATGAAGATGTAGTTGCTATCGGTTCAGGTGGTCCGATGGCTTTAGCAGTAGCCAAGGCCTTGCTTCGGTTTTCTTCTCTTTCTGCTAAAGAAATCGCAGAAACTGCCATTAAAATCGCAGGTGAAATCTGCATCTACACCAATTCAGAAATAACGGTTG
- a CDS encoding SIS domain-containing protein, which produces MLSEKEVLEKAKSVLEIEKAGLEEIIKNLDEAFVKAVEMVLQTKGRVVVTGVGKSGLIGRKIAATLSSTGTPAFFLHPVEALHGDLGMVTPEDVVLALSYSGNTLEVCELVAILKKRSIKIISITGNKESRLAQLSDIVINGKVPMEACPFNLAPTTSTTACLALGDALAICLFEIKGLGSEDFRKNHPGGSLGERLKVKVREIMLTGENIPKVFQGTPLKEAIKEIDQKKLGCVLIVNQFNALMGIITDGDLRRIFLKYGIIDHLKVEEVMTKNPKTIQDTALAYEALEIMEKHLITVLPVVNFEGKLIGILHLHDVLGKGTFKFTV; this is translated from the coding sequence ATGCTAAGCGAAAAAGAAGTTTTAGAAAAGGCCAAAAGTGTTTTAGAAATCGAAAAAGCAGGTTTAGAAGAGATTATTAAAAATCTTGATGAGGCTTTTGTAAAAGCTGTAGAAATGGTTTTACAAACTAAAGGAAGGGTAGTAGTTACCGGAGTAGGTAAAAGCGGACTTATAGGAAGAAAAATTGCAGCTACCCTCTCTTCTACTGGAACTCCAGCTTTTTTCCTTCATCCAGTAGAGGCTTTACACGGAGACTTAGGTATGGTAACCCCTGAAGATGTAGTGCTTGCGCTTTCTTATTCAGGAAATACCCTTGAGGTTTGTGAGTTAGTAGCTATTCTAAAAAAAAGAAGCATAAAAATCATCAGTATTACAGGAAACAAAGAAAGCCGTTTAGCCCAACTTTCAGATATAGTTATTAACGGGAAAGTACCTATGGAGGCATGTCCTTTTAATCTTGCCCCTACCACCAGCACCACCGCTTGTTTAGCTTTAGGAGATGCCTTAGCCATTTGCCTTTTTGAAATAAAAGGGTTAGGATCAGAAGACTTTAGGAAAAACCATCCAGGAGGCTCCTTAGGAGAAAGACTTAAGGTAAAAGTAAGAGAAATAATGCTCACCGGCGAAAATATCCCTAAGGTTTTTCAAGGAACCCCTCTTAAAGAAGCCATAAAAGAGATAGACCAAAAAAAGTTAGGTTGTGTATTGATAGTAAATCAGTTTAACGCCCTTATGGGGATTATTACCGATGGAGATTTAAGAAGAATTTTTCTTAAATATGGCATTATCGATCATCTAAAGGTAGAAGAAGTTATGACCAAAAACCCTAAAACCATCCAAGACACCGCTTTGGCTTATGAGGCTTTGGAAATAATGGAAAAACATCTTATTACGGTTTTACCGGTAGTAAATTTTGAAGGAAAACTTATCGGTATTCTCCACCTTCATGATGTTTTAGGAAAAGGAACTTTTAAATTTACGGTGTAA
- a CDS encoding LysM peptidoglycan-binding domain-containing protein yields MFKNFYNFKNFKSQLKDLHLIVWLFFCIFLLMTYQVEAKTKTKPKKTLVNTKTYNKQTIYTVKKGDTLFSIAKKFGLSVEELKQTNHLKSNNLKPGQILKIVVSQPPSKVRNLTTKAPSIKQNLNSEPLIYVVQKGDTLFSIAKRFGVSVEELKNLNQLSENSLKVGQTLKIGNPSETTKMISLKDERSQSLSSNSKDDVLIQSQPIETTKIKWITYKVQKGDTLFSIAKKFGISVEELKRINNLRYSKLSVGQVLKIKETKVVVQEKVNLPKLKQTFSSDFVWHKVKEGETLYNISLRYAIPIEDIKKLNNLEDNVIFVGQDLKIPTYGNEPPFVLENPAMAFQEKEKSYSFSDLFLNKSFLDQEDEKLLKDKFMAIAQQYEEYRYKLGGNGNGYMDCSMFVKKVFENLGLTLPRTSREQFMVGIPVPKEELIPGDLVFFVRNHRSERISHVGIYIGNNRFIHFSSTKKGLAIDSLDSNYFKTRFVGAKRVLKSSILFNLTSFPEDIGS; encoded by the coding sequence ATGTTTAAAAACTTCTATAACTTCAAAAACTTCAAAAGTCAATTAAAAGACCTTCATTTAATAGTTTGGCTGTTTTTTTGTATTTTTCTTTTGATGACCTATCAGGTTGAGGCTAAGACTAAAACCAAACCTAAAAAAACCTTAGTTAATACCAAAACCTATAACAAACAAACGATTTATACGGTTAAAAAAGGTGATACCCTCTTTAGTATCGCCAAAAAATTTGGATTATCGGTAGAAGAATTAAAACAGACCAATCACTTAAAAAGTAATAATTTAAAACCTGGGCAAATTTTAAAGATTGTCGTATCTCAACCACCTTCTAAAGTTAGAAATTTAACCACAAAAGCCCCTTCTATTAAGCAAAATTTAAATTCAGAACCTTTGATTTATGTAGTTCAAAAGGGGGATACCCTTTTCAGTATTGCTAAAAGATTTGGGGTATCTGTAGAAGAACTTAAAAACTTAAACCAACTCTCTGAAAATTCTTTAAAGGTGGGACAAACTTTAAAAATCGGTAACCCTTCAGAAACAACTAAAATGATTTCTTTGAAAGATGAAAGGTCTCAATCCTTAAGTAGTAACTCTAAGGATGATGTTTTAATCCAATCTCAGCCTATAGAAACTACAAAGATAAAATGGATAACTTATAAAGTTCAAAAAGGGGATACCCTTTTTAGTATTGCTAAAAAGTTTGGTATTTCGGTAGAAGAATTAAAACGTATAAACAATCTTAGATATTCTAAATTAAGCGTAGGGCAGGTGCTAAAAATCAAAGAAACTAAAGTTGTTGTTCAAGAGAAAGTGAACTTGCCTAAGTTGAAACAGACTTTTTCTTCTGATTTTGTCTGGCACAAGGTAAAAGAAGGTGAAACTTTATACAACATATCTTTAAGATATGCTATCCCTATAGAAGATATCAAAAAACTAAACAACCTTGAGGATAATGTAATTTTTGTAGGCCAGGATTTAAAAATCCCAACCTATGGAAATGAACCACCTTTTGTGTTAGAAAATCCTGCTATGGCCTTTCAAGAAAAAGAAAAATCTTACAGCTTTTCTGATTTATTTTTAAACAAATCGTTCTTAGACCAAGAAGATGAAAAATTATTAAAAGATAAATTTATGGCGATAGCTCAACAATACGAAGAGTATCGTTATAAATTAGGAGGAAACGGCAACGGATATATGGACTGTTCGATGTTTGTGAAAAAGGTATTTGAAAATTTAGGGCTAACTTTACCAAGGACTTCAAGAGAGCAATTTATGGTAGGTATTCCTGTGCCTAAAGAAGAGCTTATTCCAGGAGATTTAGTGTTTTTTGTTAGAAATCATAGATCTGAAAGGATTAGCCATGTAGGTATTTATATTGGAAACAATCGCTTTATTCATTTTTCTTCAACTAAGAAAGGATTGGCTATAGATTCCTTAGATAGTAATTATTTTAAAACCCGATTTGTAGGAGCTAAAAGGGTGCTTAAAAGTTCTATCTTATTCAACCTTACTTCTTTTCCTGAAGATATCGGCTCTTAA
- the tmk gene encoding dTMP kinase → MFLNGPRAKLFITGEPGVGKTTLVEKLFRFFKKEIEPRFKLRGFITKEIREDSKRTGFKLLDLTSSKEFLFAKRKDLVVGSKDLDKFPTIGSYVVFLEGLEVLLDENKKEIDNDKVFWLIDEIGKMEALSPKFCRFIEKILGSSQFLLATIGKGEDPFLKKIWSFTPALRCELTPENRDFLAERLKVEFKRKGRLIVFEGIDGSGKTTLSKLLVKALENLGIKVFWGCEPTIEGPFGKVLREKLQKKEASPLELKELFLKDRFWNVKHVVLPKLNEGVWVVLDRYYLSTLSYQGAQGFDLKGLLLENETIAPLPDLVVYLDLSIEEALKRLKDTRENLTFFEKTEFLVKVRKNYLNLLPWFNHLTLEATKPLEENLNYLLEFLHRKFKSSFS, encoded by the coding sequence ATGTTTTTAAATGGTCCTAGGGCTAAACTTTTTATTACCGGAGAACCTGGAGTAGGAAAAACTACTTTAGTAGAAAAGCTATTTAGATTTTTTAAAAAAGAAATAGAACCTCGATTTAAATTGAGAGGTTTTATTACTAAAGAAATCCGAGAAGATAGTAAAAGAACAGGTTTTAAACTTTTAGACCTTACTTCTTCTAAAGAATTTCTTTTTGCTAAAAGAAAAGATCTGGTTGTAGGGAGTAAGGATTTAGATAAATTTCCTACTATAGGTAGCTATGTAGTTTTTTTAGAAGGTTTAGAGGTTCTTTTAGACGAAAACAAAAAGGAGATAGACAACGATAAGGTTTTTTGGTTGATAGACGAAATAGGCAAGATGGAAGCTTTGTCTCCAAAGTTTTGTAGATTTATAGAAAAGATTTTAGGTTCTTCTCAATTTTTATTAGCAACCATAGGTAAGGGAGAAGACCCTTTTTTGAAAAAGATTTGGTCTTTTACACCGGCTTTAAGGTGTGAACTTACCCCTGAAAATCGAGATTTTTTGGCAGAAAGGCTTAAGGTAGAGTTTAAAAGAAAAGGTAGGTTGATCGTTTTTGAGGGAATAGACGGTTCAGGTAAAACCACTCTTAGTAAGCTTTTAGTCAAAGCCTTAGAAAATTTAGGGATTAAGGTGTTTTGGGGTTGTGAGCCTACAATAGAGGGACCTTTTGGTAAGGTTTTAAGAGAAAAGCTGCAAAAAAAAGAAGCCTCTCCTTTAGAGTTAAAGGAACTTTTTTTAAAGGATAGGTTTTGGAATGTTAAACATGTTGTCCTTCCCAAGCTTAACGAAGGAGTTTGGGTAGTTTTAGATAGGTATTATCTTTCTACCCTATCCTATCAAGGGGCCCAAGGTTTTGACCTTAAAGGTTTACTTTTGGAAAACGAAACCATAGCCCCTTTGCCAGATTTAGTGGTTTATTTAGACCTTTCGATAGAAGAAGCCTTAAAAAGGCTTAAGGATACCAGAGAAAACCTCACCTTTTTTGAAAAGACCGAATTTTTGGTAAAAGTAAGAAAAAATTACCTAAACTTACTCCCTTGGTTTAATCACTTAACTTTAGAAGCAACTAAACCTTTAGAAGAAAACTTAAACTATTTATTAGAATTTTTACACCGTAAATTTAAAAGTTCCTTTTCCTAA
- a CDS encoding RtcB family protein, with amino-acid sequence MEIKKLKKVSEYEWEILPVGDMRVPGKIFASQRLIEEMDDKVYEQVCNVASLPGIVKASLAMPDAHWGYGFPIGGVAAFDPEEGGIISVGGVGYDISCGVRTLLTPLEKGEVEPYIETLVKMLFETVPSGIGSEGTIKLSPSQLDEVLVEGAKWAVKKGYGELEDLEYIEEKGCMSGADPGCVSMEAKKRQHRQIGTLGSGNHYLEIQYVAEIYNQEVAQAFGLFKNQVVVTFHCGSRALGHQIATDYLPVLAKAARKYGIPIKEKELVCAPINSPEGESYFKAMVCGVNCALANRQVITHLVRTVFQEVFPGIKLKILYDVSHNTCKVEYHLVEGKLKKLYVHRKGATRAWGPGRKELPLAYQGVGQPVIIGGSMGTASYILVGTAEGEEKAFGSACHGAGRTMSRNQALKFFRADQIIEDLRKKGIIVMAKSKRGLCEEAPEAYKDVNEVIEATCKAGLTKKVAKLIPMGCIKG; translated from the coding sequence ATGGAAATTAAGAAATTAAAAAAAGTCTCGGAATATGAATGGGAAATTCTTCCTGTAGGAGACATGAGAGTTCCGGGGAAGATCTTTGCTAGTCAAAGGTTAATAGAAGAAATGGATGATAAGGTCTATGAGCAGGTATGTAATGTAGCCAGCCTTCCAGGAATAGTTAAGGCTTCTCTTGCCATGCCAGATGCTCACTGGGGTTATGGTTTTCCTATCGGGGGGGTAGCTGCCTTTGACCCTGAGGAAGGAGGAATAATTTCGGTTGGAGGGGTAGGATACGATATTTCTTGTGGAGTGAGAACCCTTCTAACCCCTTTAGAAAAAGGGGAAGTAGAACCTTATATAGAAACTTTGGTAAAAATGCTCTTTGAAACCGTTCCTTCGGGGATAGGCTCTGAGGGGACTATTAAACTTTCTCCTTCTCAATTAGATGAGGTCCTTGTTGAGGGGGCTAAATGGGCGGTCAAAAAAGGATATGGAGAGCTTGAGGATTTAGAGTATATAGAAGAAAAGGGTTGTATGTCAGGGGCAGACCCTGGATGTGTTTCGATGGAAGCCAAAAAAAGACAGCACAGACAGATTGGTACTTTAGGGTCTGGCAACCATTATTTAGAAATTCAGTATGTAGCAGAAATCTATAATCAAGAAGTAGCTCAAGCCTTTGGTCTTTTTAAAAATCAAGTAGTAGTAACTTTTCATTGTGGGTCTCGTGCTTTAGGACATCAAATCGCTACCGATTATCTTCCTGTTTTAGCTAAGGCTGCAAGAAAATATGGGATTCCTATCAAGGAAAAAGAGTTGGTTTGTGCCCCTATCAATTCCCCTGAAGGTGAAAGTTATTTTAAGGCGATGGTTTGTGGAGTAAACTGTGCCTTAGCCAATCGACAGGTAATCACCCACTTGGTAAGGACTGTTTTTCAAGAAGTATTTCCAGGGATAAAACTCAAGATACTTTATGATGTAAGCCATAATACTTGTAAGGTTGAATATCATTTAGTCGAAGGTAAACTCAAAAAACTTTATGTCCATCGTAAAGGTGCTACCAGAGCGTGGGGGCCTGGGAGAAAAGAGTTACCTTTGGCTTATCAGGGGGTAGGACAGCCGGTTATCATCGGTGGGTCTATGGGAACAGCCTCTTATATTTTGGTTGGTACAGCTGAAGGTGAAGAAAAAGCCTTTGGTTCTGCCTGTCATGGTGCAGGAAGGACGATGAGCAGAAATCAAGCCTTAAAATTTTTTAGGGCAGACCAAATCATAGAAGACCTTCGTAAAAAAGGCATAATCGTCATGGCTAAGTCTAAAAGAGGTTTATGTGAAGAGGCTCCAGAGGCCTATAAAGATGTTAACGAGGTAATAGAGGCTACTTGCAAAGCCGGGCTTACCAAAAAGGTAGCTAAGTTAATCCCTATGGGGTGTATTAAAGGCTAA